The Actinomycetota bacterium DNA segment AGATCACCCGGAAGTATTTCGAGCGCCTGGGCATCCCAGTGAAGATCTTCCTGTCCTACGGCGCCACCGAGGCCAAGGTGCCCACCATCGTCGACGCGGTGGTAGAGGTCACCGACACCGGGAGCACGCTGCGCCGCCACGGCCTCCGCATCATCGACACGATCCTGGTGTCGCCCACCCTGCTCATCGCCAACCCGGCGGCGTACGCCGACCCCGCCAAGCGCCAGGCGATCGAGGAGCTCAAGATCCTGGTGCTGGGGGCGATCAACGCCCGGGGCAAGGTGCTCATGAAGCTCAACGTCCCTGAGGATCACCTGGACGCCGTCCTGGGGCACCTGCCCTCGATGCGGGCCCCCACGGTGGCCAAGCTGGCCGATCAGAGCTTCTACGCCGTTGAGACCGTGGTAGAAAAGAAGGCGGTCAACGTGCTGATCCCGCAGCTCAAGGCACTTGGTGCCACCGACATCCTCGAGCTGCCCATCAGCAAGATCGTCGAGTAGATTGTGTGCGGGCTGGACAGGTGCTACCTTCATGCCTGGGTCAAGCGCGCGCAACTGGGGAGGTCTATGGCGGAACCGATGTCCCGAACTGAAGATATTTCTCTTGGCGCTCCGCCGGCGGCGACGCTGCTTGGGGGGAGTGGTCGTCGATCGTAGCTGAGTACCGGATCAACGACCGCATCCGGTCGCCCCAAGTGCGTGTGGTTGGACACGACGGTCAACAGGTCGGGATCATGACCACCGTTACCGCTTTGGCGCGGGCACGTGAGTTGGACCTTGACCTGGTCGAGGTGGCGCCGCAGGCCGATCCTCCGGTGTGCCGGATCATGGATTTCGGCAAATGGAAGTACGAGCAGGATGTCCGGGCCAAGGAGTCGCGCAAGAAGCAGTCGCAGGTCATCGTCAAGGAGATGAAGTTCCGGCCCAAGATCTCCGACCACGACTTCGGCATCAAGAAGGGCCACGTCGAGCGGTTCCTGGAAGAGGGAGACAAGGTCAAGGTCACGATCATGTTCCGGGGACGGGAGATGGCCCACACCGAGTTGGGGACCAAGTTGCTGGATCGCCTCGCCAAGGAACTCTCGGAGATGGCCACG contains these protein-coding regions:
- the hisG gene encoding ATP phosphoribosyltransferase is translated as MLKLVIPKGSLEAQTLALFEAADIRLVRGSDRDYHGSVDDPRIDSFSLLRPQEIPRYVEDGFFDLGLTGLDWVLETGAKVDTVAELPYSKAYVGGRVRIVVAVSGASGIEEPHQIKPDSRISTEYMEITRKYFERLGIPVKIFLSYGATEAKVPTIVDAVVEVTDTGSTLRRHGLRIIDTILVSPTLLIANPAAYADPAKRQAIEELKILVLGAINARGKVLMKLNVPEDHLDAVLGHLPSMRAPTVAKLADQSFYAVETVVEKKAVNVLIPQLKALGATDILELPISKIVE
- the infC gene encoding translation initiation factor IF-3 — translated: MVAEYRINDRIRSPQVRVVGHDGQQVGIMTTVTALARARELDLDLVEVAPQADPPVCRIMDFGKWKYEQDVRAKESRKKQSQVIVKEMKFRPKISDHDFGIKKGHVERFLEEGDKVKVTIMFRGREMAHTELGTKLLDRLAKELSEMATVEAAPKQDGRNMTMVLAPVKRPKVGKDGKAHPHEAADGHQLAAPPAPLGHEPGAGATDGATDEASEGAGQAVGEEETG